gcatttttttaacgGGCAGGAAATTTGAACAGGCAATTCATCAAAGATTGACCATTGAcaaacaagtacatgaaaaggtattTAGTACCGTTAGTCATTAAGGAAACTCAAAACCACAGAGAGATAACCATTGGGCAccaattagaatggctaaaattaaaaagactgacttACCAAGCATTCCTACATCTGTGAGGGTGGAGAGGAAGCAGAACTCTCATACACAGCTGGTAGGGATGTAAAATGGTCTGACCACTTTGAGAAGCAGTTTGGCTGCTTCCTAATAAGTTATAAGCTTATCCCTGCCATATGATCTAgccattctactcctaggtatttacccaagaaaaatgaaagcatatagccatacaaagacttgtatgcaaacattcacagcagctttatttgtaacagtcaaaaactggaaacaactcagatgtccaACAACTGGTACATATCCAATACAATATAAtacttacaataaataaaataacttttacttagccattaaaaggaagaaattattgaTAATACAcgacagcatggatgaaccttaaagtAATTATgccgagtgaaagaagccaggtacAAAAAGCGTATCATCTGTATGATttccatttatatagcatttcTAGAAAATGCAGGTCTTTAGTGATGGAAGCAGGTCGACAGTTGTCTGAGGAGGGAAGAAGCAACTTAGAGGCTATGCTACTTTCATGTTCTTCATCGCGGGGATCGTTGCCTACATATGTCAAAAAGCATCCAAGTGTACGCTTTAAATATTTGCAGTTTATTGTGTGGGTCAATACTTCAataaggtgtttttttaaaagggattctcgcgcccagggtcacacagcgcGATGCAAACGCAGGAGTTCACATTTGGAGCCCGCATCCTTAACTCCCCATACCATCGGCACCGAGGAAAGTGCTGGAAGGGAGCCGCAGCTGGAGTTAATAATTACCGGTGGGCGGCCCCTTCCCAGCCGCGCTCCCGCCCCCGGGCGGCCCGAGCGCGGCCTTGCCGGACGGCTTCCTGGTGCGCCGGACGCCGCGCTCGTTCGCTCCGCCGCAACCTGCTGCTCCTCCGcgcccgcgccgcgccgcgccccgGGAATGGTGAGGGGGGTCATGCGCCGCCGCGGTCGGGGCAGCCGGGTTAGGGCGGGGGGCAAGCGGGAAGGGCGGGGGGTAAGAGCCCGGGCCTGCCGAGAGGcccaggccgggggtggggggagcgtccctcccagccccaggcggAGCTGCCGCGCGCCCGGCTCCGAGAGTCGGGGGTTCTGCCCCGCCCGCACTCTCTAGCGGTTCCCCCGGGGAAGCTGAGGCCGGGTTACAGGGAGGCGGGAGCCCAGGCCTGCCCCTGACTCCCAGGCCAGTGACCCTTTGGGGCCTGAGTGCTGCGAGGCCGGGCTTAGAGACCTCCCTGAGCGGGGAGGTCTCTCGGGGAGATGGGGCCGTGTTACCCgggcgaggggtggggaggggcagcagtgAGCCCGCAGACACATTCCCCTTTGGTGGCACAGTCTATCCTATGTTGGGGGTCTGTGGTAACACTTGGGACGGGCGGGAATGCCTGTGTGAGTGTGCAAAGGACTGGGAGACTGGATTTCCCTGTATCCCTGCGTGCCTGTTGACTGCCCTTCTTGCACTTCTGGGCACAGGGTCTGGCCAAGCCCTCTGCTGTCCCCCGACCTCGGAAGCAGCCTCTGGCTCCTGGCTTCAAGCCTGTGCCCAGCAATGGAGACATGATTACTCAGGGccacctgccctccaggctgAGCTTTCCCCGAGGAGAGTCTCAGGCCCCGTGCTCAGCTAGGGAGGTGATGCTGAGCCTGCAGGGCAGCAAGAAAGGAGCTTCTAGACCCGGGAAGCTTTACCAAACAGGAAAAACATTAGGCCCTAAGGCATCAGGAGCAGTCAGGATGGTGGAGACACCTGGGAGGGCATTTTGAAGGCTACGGCTTGGTCGGAAGGGAGGTGGTGAGCGAGCTGTTGATGAGATGCACTGAGGCCCCGGAGGTGCAGGGTGTGGGTAATCAGTAACCCCTCTACACACTCCCAGAGGCCCAGGCCTGACCTGTGATTTACTAAGCAAGCACcgcccctgccccttctctgatCCCAGATCTCAGAGGGGCTTGTCAGTACAGCCCCAGGCTGTGAAATGTGGGGGATTCCAGAAGACTCTAAAGAGAAAGGGGAGCCTCCTAGGAGCTCACAAATACCTGCACACCCCTTTCAGAGCCAAAAAACTAAATGGTGGATTCTGATGCCTTGGTTGCCATCTGGTCATCCGTTGCCTGGATACATGGACCAGCTACTTAGACAGGGCCAGCTCTGGAATAGAGACAGGGTTGGGTGGTGATGCAGATCTCCACTGTCCTCACTGGCCTTCTGGAGCCCACGAGAGGACGACCAAGCCAGCTGGGTCCAGAGAGAACCCACACTTttcaggagggaggaaaaggtcGAGTTAAAGGAGCGCTGCAGTGCTTTTCCAGTTTTACCCTAAACCTGAAGGCCTAGCATAAGCCTGTGTGCCCCAggcagtttccttttaaaaatgcagatgacATTCCCTTAATAAGAGTGGAATTTATTAAAGCATCCCCTTGGCTCCTCTTGCTGATCCCTGAAGTAGAAGTTTTTGTGCCCCTTTACCCATCAAGCCGGAGGAGATGAGTGCCCCAGGGCCACCTGGTTTCCAGTCTATGGGCTGCCTCATAAAAGCTAAATTAACCTCCCTCATGTTCTCTCCCCAGACCTTACTGATTTCACTTGTAATTAGCCCTCTACACTTTCCATCCTTGGGTAGTTGTACTTCAGGGGCCTAAATTCTGGAATCCCTTAAGCGATTTCACCTGGGTCATCTTAGGCTAGAACTGACCTTTGCTTCCTTCTGTTCTCTGAGGGTTCCACTCATGGCCTGAATTGTGCCAGTTTGGGCTGCCTCGAGGGCATTTTGCACAATAGGTAAATAGGCTGGGGCACGGGGTTTGCCATTTGTTCTTGGCCAAGTTAATACTACTTTGGAGACTGAGCTCTGTGGCTTGGGCTTCCTAGGCTGACAGAATAGAAAAGAAGGTGGAAATCTGAGCAATGTAGGCCTGGCACCTGGGAAGCAGAGGCTGCATGGGAGCGTGTGGGGTCCCCACTAGGAGGTAGTGCCAGTGGTCATGGATGGTGGTGTGGCTAAGAATCACCTGGAACGTGTTTTAAGTGTGGTCCCTTTGCCTGGCCCCAGGGATGTGGACACGTGGACCTACCTTGAGAACCACACCAGTGCTTTCATTgactgagggtgggggtggcgaAAGAGTggctctaggcctcagttttGTCTTCAGTACACAGTGAGTCACAGTAGgggcttaattttcttttactccCCCATTAATGTAAGAGcctagttttgtttgtttgtttgttttatggagGAGCGCCATCTGTAAggctttgggggcaggggaggtggggagtgttCTCTCTCCCAGCGATTTGCATTAAAGTTCAGGATTTTCTAAGAACCTATCAGTGCATGAGCCAGGGCCCCacctcccagtctgttcctttaGACCAGCTGCCCTTTGACTGAATCACCAGAGCTGCCAGAGGAGGCTGGCTAAATTTCCCCAAAGGTCCAGGGCCCTCTCTTttgtcatgttaaaaaaaaaaaatgtccttgagcctgtgttttctctctcctagGCTGGCAAAGCACACAGGCTAAGTGCAGAGGAGCGGGACCAGTTGCTGCCAAACCTGCGGGCGGTGGGGTGGAATGAGCTGGAAGGCCGGGATGCCATCTTTAAGCAGTTCCATTTCAAAGACTTCAATAGGGTATGCACCAGAGTGGGGCAGAGTTTTCTGAGACTGGGGCTAATTGAGTCACACTCCAGAACATGTTCCCTCCCTTAACACCCTGTTAGCCAGGACTCTCAGACACTACACTAATCCAGTTTACTTGGAAAGTGTCATCTTTGGGGACTAGAGAATGGGGAGGTGGGTCTTTGGCTCTCCATACGTGGAATTTTTAGAAACAGTCCTTAGGGGAGACAGTTCAAGTAAGAAATAGGTGGATAACAGAAGACATTTTCATAGATAACCAGAAGATTGGCCAAGACTAGAATACCTCCTTGGTGTTTCCTCTTAGTTGGGGATCCTAGAAACAAGACTTCCTACTGCAGAAGGAACAACTCAAACTCTAGCCTCAGAACCAGTGGCTGGTGCTAGGGGGAATGCCGAAAGCTAGAAGGGTCACCTTGTGGGGAGCTAGCCTGTCCTCTTGCATCTGGGCCATTCAAAGGCACCCAGCAGTCCTCTCTCTCAGGACACTAACCTGGATCTCACTTCACTAATAGGCTTTTGGCTTCATGACACGAGTGGCTCTGCAGGCTGAGAAACTGGACCACCATCCTGAATGGTTTAACGTGTACAACAAGGTGAGTGATGTGTGCCTAGAACTTCAACTCGTTCTGAAGGCCCCTTCCTTGGGCTTCCTTCCCTGTGGGCCCTTCTCACACATAGGTTGACTGTCCGCTCCTGTTCCTTTCATCTCCTTCCTAGGATGGACATAAACACCCCTGGAAAATATTTAACCTCACTACagattaaagaaatgcaaattggaACACTACTGAGTTAACATGAGGTTAAACTAGACATTACAAAGGCAAACCCCAAGGAAGGAAAGGCCATGGGAACCAGGCATACTCAGTGTTAATAGCTCTAAAGGGCTAAAATTTTCGTGGAGGTATGGAAGagtaaaaaagtaataaacttgAACTAAGAATACTCATGCACACCAAGTAGATGAGCTTGTCTGCTGAATGAATTGAAACAGTCATCAAATGCCTGTCATGCACATGAGCGAGACTGGATTCTTTCTAAAAACATTAAGGCCAGAAGAGATGGTCTGTAAATGGACAGCATTTAGGAGTTGGAATTGGTTTTGGGTCTTGTCTTTAGCTTTTAGGTGGTTCTTGATATTtggatctttcttttttatcctgtGCTGAAGTCACCACTACTTTTGGAGGTGTAATTGAAGAGAGTTTTGTGCTGTTGTTAAAGACTCACCAGGAAGGCAGTCCCCAGCAGAGACTGTAATGCCTGGTTCCTCTTAGTGTGGCTGAGCCCAGGAGCTGGTGACTCTTCTGCTCTTAGGTGTGGTTTGTGGAATCAGCTGGTTCCGAATCTCTGATTTTGTTTCAGGTTCACATCACCCTGAGCACCCACGAATGTGCGGGCCTCTCAGAACGGGACATAAACCTGGCCAGCTTCATCGAGCAAGTAGCAGTGTCCATGACATAGACCCTGCGCTTCCTCTGTGAGCTCTTCAGGGGAAAGGGGAAGTGCTGCTGGGGGTCCAGAGAGGGGAATGGGGGAGTCCCGAGACGTTGCTGCAGTCAGATCTGCCAAGTCAACCCTGCTGCCTTTGTATAGGGGCCAGTCTTTGCCATGGAAGGAGAGGCCAGGATCATTGCCAACACCAGGAACTTAGACCAGTTTCCCCACAccaccctcttcctctttggAGCTCTGTTACATATGTACTGATTTAAGTAGCATCTGCCCTGCCTTTACGACTTCCCTGCAACAGTAATGATTTTCTTTCCGGGCGGTGTCTTGCTCCCTTTCTAATTCATATCCCAAAAAGCTGTGATAGAAGCCCTGTCCTAAGATAAAGTCTCATCTTAGAAACCAGGACCCTAAAGTCATCCTCATCCTATGTAACAGAGACACACGTGTCTTTACGCCTCAAATAAAATCATCGCTTCCCTCAACCTCAAGCTCTCGAATCTTCTTTCCCACAGGTCAATCCAAATGGGAGTCAGCAGGCATTGAAAGTGCTTAGTGCAAGACAGTGTTCAAAGCATTAGGGGGGATGGGGACCAGAGCACCCTGCCTTTAAGTTCATTGTGGTCTCAGGGAATTAAGTAGGAAAATGGTTAACTATTACCAGGGAGCAGGAATTTAAGTTAACACTAGATGCAAAGATAAGAAATGAGCTAAGGGAACACGAAGAGGTTCATGAGGGTGAATCTGGAGGCTTCATTTGAGTTGCGCCGCGAAGACCTGAGTAGGATTCTTATGGCTGAGGGAGCACCATGAACAAAGATAAAAGCGAGCTGGACACCTGTGTTATATGCACAGTGGGACCTAACACTACATCTTCCTAGCCTATAGCATCTGacggggagattttttttttttccctcagttgaagtatagatgatttacaatattatgttagtgtGAGGTGTACAGAAAACTAACAGGTGATTTGGGTAtaatttcttcaattattttctgttattattacaggatattgaatacagtcccctgggctatacagtaaatccttgtttatctgttttatatatggtggtgtgtttctgttaatcccatactcctaatatATTCCTCCCCCCACTTCCTCTTCGGTAATCAGaagttgttttctatgtgagtctgttttgtaaataagttcgtttgtgtgattttttttagattccacatataagtaatatcattaaatatttgtctttttctgtctgatgaCAATTAGTGTagtaatctctaagtccatccatgttgatgcaaatggtgttatttcattcttttttatggctaaatagtagtCCATTGAATATACATACAcgtctttttccagtcatctgttgatggacatttaggttgattccatgtcttggctgctgctatgaacattgaggggcatgaatcttttcaaattagagttcatcttttccaaatatatgcccaggggtgggattgctggaccatttggtaactctgtttttagttttttaaggaccttctctacta
This is a stretch of genomic DNA from Camelus ferus isolate YT-003-E chromosome 29, BCGSAC_Cfer_1.0, whole genome shotgun sequence. It encodes these proteins:
- the PCBD1 gene encoding pterin-4-alpha-carbinolamine dehydratase isoform X2; this translates as MISRSHKGHTARCKRRSSHLEPASLTPHTIGTEESAGREPQLELIITGGRPLPSRAPAPGRPERGLAGRLPGAPDAALVRSAATCCSSAPAPRRAPGMAGKAHRLSAEERDQLLPNLRAVGWNELEGRDAIFKQFHFKDFNRAFGFMTRVALQAEKLDHHPEWFNVYNKVHITLSTHECAGLSERDINLASFIEQVAVSMT
- the PCBD1 gene encoding pterin-4-alpha-carbinolamine dehydratase isoform X1 codes for the protein MAFGFMTRVALQAEKLDHHPEWFNVYNKVHITLSTHECAGLSERDINLASFIEQVAVSMT